The following are encoded together in the Gemmatimonadaceae bacterium genome:
- the mrdA gene encoding penicillin-binding protein 2, with protein sequence MSFHPNEVARRARVALALVGGGLAFLLMAFFRTQVIRNQEWSLRSEENRLREVPLPAPRGTILDRTGKVIAENVVGYTVSILPQSMDSLRATLQRVAQMVPLSRGEMDAALRRYRRNPVRPTVILPDPSFDEISVLEEHRIDLPNLIIQSAPKRYYPAGAAVAAFVGTIGEVSDSELASAAFAGYKPGQEVGKQGLEREYESTLRGREGSRFVEVDARGRVVREVGAREDLAPQQGAPLNTYIDLDLQEYVAQLFGDSLTGGAVAIDPRTGGVIALYSAPSWDPNRFVGGVSTAYYDSLRDDPRHPLYNKATQGEYPPGSTWKLATAVIGLEDGLVTMSDHMPQPCTGSIRYGDRTWACWDAKGHGDLTLQQAIEKSCDVYFYQLGLRIGLSRLIAGGVQLGFTAPAGIDIPEDSRPRFPDRQKYFDEKYGPRGWTQGATVMNMSIGQGENAQTVLGMAKFYTAVAENGMEATPEIAMRAPERRRIFTLDSTQADNLRAALMGVVQAGGTAASAQIKGVVMAGKTGTAQSGVRRNGVELNHAWFAGFAPADDPQIVVVVMLEFGGHGPRAAQIASKIIGHYLKTTPTALLETGG encoded by the coding sequence GTGAGCTTCCATCCCAACGAAGTCGCGCGGCGGGCCCGCGTGGCCCTGGCGCTGGTCGGCGGAGGGCTCGCGTTCCTGCTCATGGCGTTCTTCCGGACGCAGGTCATCCGGAACCAGGAATGGTCGCTGCGCTCCGAGGAGAACCGGCTGCGCGAGGTGCCGCTGCCGGCGCCGCGCGGCACCATCCTCGATCGCACCGGGAAGGTCATCGCCGAGAACGTCGTCGGGTACACCGTGTCGATCCTTCCGCAGTCGATGGACTCCCTCCGGGCCACGCTCCAACGCGTCGCGCAGATGGTGCCGCTCAGCCGCGGCGAGATGGATGCCGCGCTCCGTCGCTACCGCCGCAATCCCGTGCGGCCCACCGTCATCCTGCCGGATCCATCGTTCGACGAGATCTCGGTGCTCGAAGAGCATCGCATCGACCTGCCCAACCTGATCATCCAGTCGGCGCCCAAGCGGTACTATCCCGCCGGCGCGGCCGTGGCCGCGTTCGTGGGGACGATCGGCGAAGTGAGCGACTCGGAACTCGCCTCGGCCGCCTTTGCCGGCTACAAGCCCGGCCAGGAGGTGGGCAAGCAGGGCCTGGAGCGCGAGTACGAGTCCACGCTGCGCGGACGGGAGGGCAGCCGGTTCGTGGAGGTGGACGCGCGCGGCCGCGTGGTGCGCGAGGTCGGCGCGCGCGAGGATCTCGCGCCCCAGCAGGGAGCGCCGCTCAACACCTACATCGATCTCGATCTGCAGGAGTACGTGGCGCAACTGTTCGGCGATTCGCTTACCGGCGGAGCGGTGGCCATCGACCCACGCACCGGCGGCGTGATCGCGCTCTACAGCGCGCCGAGCTGGGATCCCAACCGGTTCGTGGGCGGCGTGTCGACGGCCTACTACGATTCGCTGCGCGACGATCCCCGCCACCCGCTCTACAACAAGGCCACCCAGGGCGAGTACCCACCGGGCTCCACGTGGAAGCTGGCCACGGCCGTGATCGGGTTGGAAGACGGGCTGGTGACGATGTCCGATCACATGCCGCAACCGTGCACGGGGTCCATTCGCTACGGGGATCGAACCTGGGCGTGCTGGGACGCCAAGGGGCACGGCGATCTCACGCTGCAGCAGGCCATCGAGAAGTCGTGCGACGTGTACTTCTACCAGCTCGGACTGCGCATCGGGCTCAGCCGGCTGATCGCCGGCGGCGTGCAGCTGGGGTTCACGGCGCCGGCCGGCATCGACATCCCGGAAGACAGCCGGCCGAGATTCCCCGACCGCCAGAAGTACTTCGACGAGAAGTACGGGCCGCGTGGCTGGACGCAGGGCGCCACGGTGATGAACATGTCCATCGGGCAGGGAGAGAATGCGCAGACGGTGCTGGGGATGGCCAAGTTCTATACCGCGGTTGCCGAGAACGGCATGGAGGCCACGCCCGAGATCGCGATGCGCGCGCCCGAGCGCCGGCGGATCTTCACGCTGGACTCCACGCAGGCGGACAACCTGAGGGCGGCGCTGATGGGCGTGGTGCAGGCGGGCGGGACGGCGGCCAGCGCGCAGATCAAGGGCGTCGTCATGGCGGGCAAGACGGGCACGGCCCAGAGCGGCGTGCGGCGGAACGGCGTCGAGCTCAACCACGCCTGGTTCGCCGGATTCGCGCCCGCCGACGATCCGCAGATCGTGGTCGTCGTGATGCTCGAGTTCGGTGGTCACGGACCGCGGGCGGCGCAGATCGCGTCCAAAATCATCGGCCACTACCTCAAGACCACCCCCACCGCGCTCCTCGAGACCGGCGGATGA
- the rodA gene encoding rod shape-determining protein RodA: MSADRRISLDWPLIGVAIVLSLYGIAIVYSAGQTDVPTRVAILYRQQILWFFLGLLGAYGVSRASVRLIEWATMPAYIGTIVVLLLLLFVGKGSGTAASSRSWLAIGGVRLGQPSELAKITVVLMLAKVLAGNREAPKSLLELWKPALIVGIPWLLIMLQPDLGTGIVFVGIFFAMLFWTGISWRLLVLIASPVVSLVLAFNTSIWGAWFLLLLALVLWYKPYLWEGVFIVSANLVSGVVAPLLWDHLEPYRQARLRVFLNPASDPLRTGYHVIQSQVAIGSGGWLGKGFTMGTQKRLAFLPEQHTDFIFSVVGEELGFIGVTVALALFGYLFFRVVRVAARASDSYSSLVAFGLLGYWATHVFENVGMTLNLTPITGIPLPFFSYGGSAMFSSWLAVGILARISSEGRGGATGRLAL, encoded by the coding sequence ATGAGCGCGGACCGGCGCATCTCCCTGGACTGGCCCCTGATCGGAGTCGCGATCGTCCTCTCGTTGTACGGGATCGCGATCGTGTACTCCGCCGGACAGACCGACGTGCCCACGCGCGTGGCGATCCTGTACCGGCAGCAGATCCTGTGGTTCTTCCTCGGGCTGCTCGGCGCCTACGGCGTGAGCCGGGCATCGGTGCGCCTCATCGAGTGGGCCACCATGCCGGCGTACATCGGCACGATCGTCGTCCTCCTGCTGCTGCTGTTCGTCGGGAAGGGCTCGGGCACCGCGGCGAGTTCGCGCAGCTGGCTGGCCATCGGCGGGGTGCGCCTGGGCCAGCCGTCGGAGCTCGCCAAGATCACCGTGGTGCTGATGCTCGCCAAGGTGCTGGCCGGGAATCGCGAGGCGCCCAAATCGCTCCTCGAACTCTGGAAGCCGGCGCTGATCGTGGGCATTCCCTGGCTGCTGATCATGCTCCAACCGGACCTCGGCACCGGCATCGTGTTCGTGGGCATCTTCTTCGCGATGCTGTTCTGGACCGGCATCTCGTGGCGGCTGCTGGTGCTGATCGCGAGTCCCGTAGTCAGCCTCGTCCTGGCGTTCAACACCAGCATCTGGGGCGCCTGGTTTCTGCTCCTGCTGGCGCTGGTGCTCTGGTACAAGCCGTATCTCTGGGAGGGCGTGTTCATCGTCTCGGCCAATCTGGTCTCCGGGGTGGTCGCTCCGCTCCTCTGGGATCACCTGGAGCCGTACCGGCAGGCACGGTTGCGGGTGTTCCTCAACCCGGCCAGCGATCCCCTGCGAACGGGGTATCACGTGATCCAGTCCCAGGTGGCGATCGGGTCCGGCGGCTGGCTGGGCAAGGGGTTCACGATGGGCACGCAGAAGCGGCTCGCGTTCCTCCCCGAGCAGCACACGGACTTCATCTTCTCGGTGGTCGGCGAGGAACTCGGGTTCATCGGGGTCACGGTGGCGTTGGCCCTGTTCGGCTACCTGTTCTTCCGCGTCGTGCGCGTGGCGGCTCGGGCCAGCGATTCGTACAGCAGCCTCGTGGCGTTCGGCCTGCTGGGCTACTGGGCCACGCACGTGTTCGAGAACGTGGGGATGACGCTGAATCTCACCCCGATCACGGGCATTCCCCTGCCGTTCTTCAGCTACGGCGGATCGGCGATGTTCTCGAGCTGGCTGGCCGTGGGCATCCTGGCGCGCATCTCCAGCGAGGGGCGGGGTGGGGCGACGGGGCGGTTGGCGCTGTAG
- the accD gene encoding acetyl-CoA carboxylase, carboxyltransferase subunit beta — protein sequence MAWFRKEKKLRQPRSERLEIPADVWEKCEACGHTDIREKFVRNLNVCPNCDHHRRIRASEYAAILLDDGSLEELDIDMRSTDPLGFPEYPQRIKKATANAGEGDALLAASGMLDGAPVNLGVMDFAFMGGSMGSVVGEKIARLGQRSLERKYPLIIVSASGGARMQEGVLSLMQMAKAAAMLAQLAERRIPYVSILTNPTTGGVSASYAMLGDAIIAEPGAVIGFAGPRVIKQTLGQDLPQGFQTSEFLLDHGMLDTVVHRKDLKQTVSQLLRHMTGKPAASGWTST from the coding sequence ATGGCTTGGTTCCGGAAGGAAAAGAAGCTCCGCCAGCCGCGGAGCGAGAGACTCGAGATCCCCGCCGATGTCTGGGAGAAGTGCGAGGCGTGCGGGCACACGGACATTCGCGAGAAGTTCGTGCGCAACCTCAACGTGTGTCCCAACTGCGACCATCACCGGCGCATCCGGGCCAGCGAGTACGCGGCGATCCTCCTGGATGATGGGTCTCTGGAGGAACTGGACATCGACATGCGGTCCACCGACCCGCTCGGGTTCCCCGAATATCCGCAGCGCATCAAGAAGGCCACCGCCAACGCCGGCGAGGGCGACGCGCTCCTCGCGGCGAGCGGCATGCTCGACGGCGCCCCGGTGAATCTCGGGGTGATGGACTTCGCGTTCATGGGCGGCTCCATGGGTTCCGTGGTCGGCGAGAAGATCGCCCGTCTAGGCCAGCGGTCGCTCGAGCGGAAATACCCCCTGATCATCGTCTCGGCGTCGGGCGGCGCGCGGATGCAGGAGGGGGTCCTGTCGCTCATGCAGATGGCCAAGGCGGCGGCGATGCTCGCCCAGCTCGCCGAGCGGCGCATCCCGTACGTCTCGATCCTCACCAATCCCACCACCGGCGGCGTGAGCGCCAGCTACGCCATGCTCGGCGACGCGATCATCGCCGAGCCGGGGGCCGTGATCGGGTTCGCGGGACCACGCGTGATCAAGCAGACGCTCGGTCAGGACCTGCCGCAGGGCTTCCAGACGTCCGAATTTCTCCTCGACCACGGCATGCTGGATACCGTCGTCCACCGCAAGGACCTCAAGCAGACGGTGAGCCAGTTGCTCCGTCACATGACCGGGAAACCGGCGGCCTCGGGGTGGACGTCGACCTGA
- a CDS encoding folylpolyglutamate synthase/dihydrofolate synthase family protein — MDVDLIRYQDALQYLFARTTGGWKFGLERTEVLLEALGNPHRRIPVLHVAGTNGKGSAVATAEALLRGKGLRVGKYTSPHLVDFRERIVVDGEEISGADVVAFVERWTPLVERIGATFFEATTVLAFEHFRACRVDVALIETGLGGRLDTTNVVDPVSAGVISIGFDHTEYLGDTLEAIASEKAGIFKPGRPAVIGEPDAHIREFLAEQARAAGASDVRVVAERTRIEDITVDERGTECTLTALGHTRRLRTPLVGAHQAANLAFTLEWLDAAGPPYATPLAEAAAHLSATSMPGRFQRLGHYLFDVAHNPDGARVLAQTLQRVRPPAPVVAVVCALRDKDWRAMLLALRPHVAAFVFTNAPTAPESRAWDLDEVAAFARDRGLPGSAEPDFDAALRAAGERGATVLVTGSFHTVGDAMSRLHLSPFPQ; from the coding sequence GTGGACGTCGACCTGATCCGGTACCAGGACGCGCTGCAGTATCTCTTCGCGCGCACAACCGGCGGATGGAAGTTCGGCCTCGAACGCACCGAAGTGCTCCTCGAGGCCCTGGGCAATCCGCACCGCCGGATCCCCGTGCTCCATGTGGCCGGGACGAACGGCAAGGGCAGCGCGGTGGCCACGGCCGAGGCGCTGCTGCGCGGCAAAGGCCTGCGCGTGGGCAAGTACACCTCGCCGCATCTCGTCGACTTCCGCGAGCGGATCGTGGTCGACGGCGAGGAGATATCCGGGGCGGACGTCGTGGCGTTCGTGGAGCGGTGGACGCCGCTGGTCGAGCGCATCGGCGCCACGTTCTTCGAGGCCACCACCGTCCTCGCATTCGAACACTTCCGCGCTTGCCGCGTGGACGTCGCGCTCATCGAGACGGGCCTCGGCGGACGTCTCGATACCACGAACGTCGTGGACCCGGTCTCGGCGGGCGTGATCTCGATCGGGTTCGACCACACCGAGTACCTGGGCGACACGCTCGAGGCGATCGCGTCCGAGAAGGCGGGAATCTTCAAGCCCGGCCGCCCGGCGGTGATCGGCGAGCCCGACGCGCACATCCGCGAGTTCCTGGCCGAGCAGGCGCGCGCCGCCGGCGCCTCGGACGTCCGGGTGGTGGCCGAGCGCACGCGCATCGAAGACATCACCGTGGACGAGCGAGGCACCGAGTGCACGCTCACCGCGCTCGGCCACACGCGGCGCCTGCGGACCCCGCTCGTCGGGGCGCACCAGGCGGCCAACCTCGCGTTCACGCTCGAATGGCTGGACGCGGCCGGGCCACCGTACGCCACTCCGCTCGCCGAGGCCGCGGCGCACTTGTCCGCGACCTCCATGCCCGGGCGATTCCAGCGCCTGGGGCACTATTTGTTCGACGTGGCGCACAACCCCGACGGCGCCCGCGTGCTCGCGCAGACGCTGCAGCGGGTGAGGCCGCCGGCGCCGGTCGTGGCCGTGGTGTGCGCCCTCCGCGACAAGGACTGGCGCGCCATGCTGTTGGCCCTGCGCCCCCACGTGGCCGCGTTCGTCTTCACGAACGCGCCCACGGCGCCGGAGAGCCGCGCCTGGGATCTGGACGAGGTGGCCGCCTTTGCGCGCGACAGGGGGCTGCCCGGCTCGGCGGAGCCGGACTTCGACGCGGCGCTGCGTGCGGCGGGGGAGCGGGGGGCCACCGTGCTCGTGACGGGCTCATTCCACACGGTGGGAGACGCCATGTCGCGCTTGCACCTATCTCCGTTTCCCCAATAG
- the hisS gene encoding histidine--tRNA ligase: protein MTKGALPGFRDFYPHEFAERAYILRAWRDVARRFAFVEYDGPPLEPLELYTKKSGEEIVGQLYNFIDKGGREVSLRPEMTPTFARMVAAKANALRKPVRWFTVPQLFRYERQQKGRLREHFQLNVDIVGEPDVTADAELLAVAIEIVRVLGLTQNDVRARVSDRRLLRALLDTLGVSDEQAPGVFAVIDKIDRQPMDVSREKLAGLGLGDGAVDRVVGLTGRISLDGLRAEYGTGGVLGERMAELDRYFGYLDALGVGEWVDLDLKIVRGLAYYTGIVFELFDAHGEFRAVCGGGRYDTLLQSLGGVDLPALGFGMGDVVLGELLRARGLMRAEQTTPDYWVAYAEPRQLGRAMQVAQALRRGGASVEYALRAQQLGRQFKAAAAAGAPQAVIVRDDGSLLLKSLASGEERTVTLQDGRLL, encoded by the coding sequence ATGACCAAAGGCGCGCTCCCAGGATTCCGAGATTTCTACCCCCACGAGTTCGCCGAGCGCGCCTACATCCTGCGCGCGTGGCGGGACGTGGCGCGCCGGTTCGCGTTCGTCGAGTACGACGGTCCGCCGCTCGAGCCGCTGGAGCTGTACACCAAGAAGAGCGGCGAGGAGATCGTGGGGCAGCTGTACAACTTCATCGACAAGGGCGGACGCGAAGTTTCGCTGCGCCCCGAGATGACGCCGACGTTCGCGCGCATGGTGGCCGCCAAGGCGAACGCGCTGCGCAAGCCAGTGCGCTGGTTCACCGTGCCGCAGCTGTTCCGCTACGAGCGACAGCAGAAGGGCCGGCTCCGCGAGCACTTCCAGCTCAACGTGGACATCGTCGGCGAACCCGACGTGACCGCCGATGCCGAGCTGCTCGCGGTGGCCATCGAGATCGTCCGCGTGCTCGGCCTCACGCAGAACGACGTGCGGGCGCGGGTGTCCGACCGGCGGCTGCTGCGCGCGTTGCTCGACACGCTCGGCGTGTCGGATGAGCAGGCGCCCGGGGTGTTCGCGGTGATCGACAAGATCGATCGGCAACCGATGGACGTCTCGCGGGAGAAGCTCGCGGGGTTGGGGTTGGGCGACGGCGCGGTGGATCGCGTGGTCGGGCTCACCGGACGGATCTCGCTCGACGGGCTGCGCGCCGAATACGGCACCGGCGGCGTGCTCGGCGAGCGGATGGCCGAACTCGATCGGTACTTCGGCTACCTCGACGCGCTCGGGGTGGGCGAATGGGTGGATCTCGATCTGAAGATCGTGCGCGGACTGGCCTACTACACGGGCATCGTGTTCGAGCTGTTCGACGCGCATGGCGAGTTCCGCGCGGTATGCGGCGGCGGCCGTTACGACACACTGCTCCAGTCGCTCGGCGGCGTCGACCTGCCGGCGCTCGGCTTCGGCATGGGCGACGTCGTGCTGGGCGAACTCCTGCGGGCCCGCGGGCTCATGCGAGCCGAACAGACGACGCCGGACTATTGGGTGGCGTACGCGGAACCGAGGCAGCTCGGGCGGGCGATGCAGGTGGCGCAGGCGCTGCGCCGCGGCGGGGCGAGCGTCGAATACGCGCTGCGGGCGCAGCAGTTGGGGCGCCAGTTCAAGGCGGCGGCAGCGGCGGGCGCGCCGCAGGCCGTGATTGTTCGCGACGATGGATCGCTGCTCCTCAAGTCCCTCGCGTCGGGCGAGGAACGAACCGTTACATTGCAGGACGGCCGGCTCCTGTGA
- the proS gene encoding proline--tRNA ligase, with translation MADDKKLTTRAADFSAWYNEVVLKAELADYSPVRGCMVIRPSGYGIWERMQRALDDKFKATGHQNAYFPLFIPQSYLEREAAHVEGFAPETAVVTHGGGKKLEEPLVVRPTSETIIYAMFAKWVHSYRDLPLLINQWANVVRWELRTRLFLRTLEFLWQEGHTAHATHDEAEVETRKMLGVYRDFMEGWMAMPVVTGRKSDSERFAGALRTYSCEAMMQDNKALQAGTTHNLGQNFAKVFDLKFQTESGGMEYAWNTSWGVSTRLVGGLVMTHGDDVGLRVPPLLAPIEIVIVPIYKTDEERARVLEAADRIVAGLGAWERREPGRLRVHIDARDGIKPGAKYFEWELRGVPLRMEVGPRDLDKNQVVLVRRDTREKRPASLDTLGEDVAELLSRIQADMLIAARERREQHSIRGPLTYDAFRQVMDGEGGFVYAGWCGDAECEAAIKADTKATIRVLPDEEFRSAEAPTACLRCGRPASAEAVWAKAY, from the coding sequence ATGGCTGACGACAAGAAGCTCACGACCCGCGCCGCGGACTTCAGCGCGTGGTACAACGAGGTGGTGCTCAAGGCCGAACTGGCGGACTACTCGCCGGTGCGCGGCTGCATGGTGATCCGGCCTTCCGGCTACGGGATCTGGGAGCGGATGCAGCGGGCGCTGGACGACAAGTTCAAGGCCACGGGGCATCAGAACGCGTACTTCCCGCTGTTCATTCCGCAGAGCTATCTGGAGCGGGAGGCGGCGCACGTGGAAGGGTTCGCCCCCGAGACCGCGGTCGTGACCCATGGCGGCGGCAAGAAGCTCGAGGAGCCCCTGGTCGTGCGGCCCACGTCGGAGACGATCATCTACGCGATGTTCGCCAAGTGGGTGCACAGCTACCGCGATCTCCCCCTGCTCATCAACCAATGGGCGAACGTGGTGCGCTGGGAACTGCGCACGCGGCTCTTCCTGCGCACGCTCGAGTTCCTGTGGCAGGAAGGCCACACGGCGCACGCCACGCATGATGAGGCCGAGGTGGAGACGCGCAAGATGCTGGGCGTGTATCGCGATTTCATGGAAGGCTGGATGGCGATGCCGGTGGTGACGGGCCGCAAATCCGATTCCGAGCGATTCGCCGGCGCGCTGCGCACGTACTCGTGCGAAGCGATGATGCAGGACAACAAGGCCTTGCAGGCGGGCACGACGCACAATCTGGGACAGAACTTCGCCAAGGTGTTCGACCTCAAGTTCCAGACCGAGTCGGGCGGGATGGAGTACGCGTGGAACACCAGTTGGGGCGTGTCCACGCGGCTCGTCGGCGGGCTCGTGATGACGCACGGCGACGACGTCGGCCTGCGCGTGCCGCCGCTGTTGGCGCCGATCGAGATCGTGATCGTTCCGATCTACAAGACCGATGAGGAGCGGGCGCGAGTGCTCGAGGCCGCGGACCGGATCGTCGCGGGCCTGGGCGCCTGGGAGCGTCGCGAGCCCGGACGCCTGCGCGTGCATATCGACGCGCGCGACGGCATCAAGCCCGGCGCCAAGTACTTCGAGTGGGAGTTGCGCGGCGTGCCGTTGCGCATGGAGGTCGGCCCGCGCGACCTCGACAAGAACCAGGTGGTGCTGGTGCGCCGCGATACGCGGGAGAAGCGGCCGGCGTCGCTCGACACGCTCGGGGAGGACGTGGCCGAACTGCTGTCGCGCATCCAGGCCGACATGCTGATCGCGGCCCGCGAGCGCCGCGAGCAGCACAGCATCCGCGGTCCGCTCACATATGACGCGTTCCGGCAAGTCATGGACGGCGAGGGCGGGTTCGTGTACGCGGGCTGGTGCGGTGACGCCGAGTGCGAGGCGGCGATCAAGGCCGATACCAAGGCCACGATCCGCGTGCTCCCCGACGAGGAATTTCGGTCGGCGGAGGCGCCGACGGCCTGTCTGCGGTGCGGTCGTCCGGCCAGCGCCGAGGCGGTATGGGCCAAGGCGTACTGA
- the lysA gene encoding diaminopimelate decarboxylase, with protein sequence MGQGVLTSAFPRVEGALHCEGVPLAQIAATAGTPAFVYSAALIRERYRALDAVLSPVAHRVHYTLKANSNRAVLRLLRELGCGVDVVSGGELHRARLAGFAGRDIIFGGVGKTDDELREALLADVLLLNVESEAEVRSISRIAVQLGVDARVSLRVNPEVTVDAAHAYIKTGERGHKFGIPFDDALHVARVAAGLPRVTLLGLDMHLGSMLARVEPYRRGAERLAQLCGEIRAAGIATLRHLDVGGGLSVRYADETPLDLDEFADAVLPVAQAAGLDLLIEPGRFIVGNAGVLLTRVLYRKHSGGKEYAIADAGMTELLRPSYYNAYHRVEAVHQPAGQAVLNVVGPVCESGDFLALDRAMDDPAAGDLLAVFDAGAYGYVMASNYNSRRRAAEVLVDGDRYAVVTERETYDDMVRREVDQPDWRQ encoded by the coding sequence ATGGGCCAAGGCGTACTGACGTCGGCCTTCCCGCGCGTCGAGGGGGCGCTCCACTGCGAGGGCGTACCCCTGGCGCAGATCGCCGCGACCGCGGGCACCCCGGCCTTCGTCTATAGCGCGGCGCTCATTCGCGAGCGCTACCGCGCCCTCGACGCCGTGCTGTCCCCGGTGGCGCACCGGGTGCACTACACGCTCAAGGCCAACTCCAATCGTGCCGTGCTCCGGCTACTGCGCGAGTTGGGGTGCGGCGTGGACGTGGTCTCGGGCGGCGAACTGCACCGCGCCCGGCTGGCCGGGTTCGCGGGACGCGACATCATCTTCGGCGGCGTGGGCAAGACCGACGACGAGCTGCGCGAGGCGCTGCTCGCCGACGTGCTGCTGCTCAACGTCGAGTCCGAAGCCGAGGTGCGCTCGATCAGCCGCATCGCCGTCCAGCTGGGGGTCGACGCGCGGGTGTCGCTGCGCGTGAACCCCGAGGTAACGGTGGACGCGGCCCACGCCTACATCAAGACCGGGGAGCGGGGCCACAAGTTCGGCATTCCGTTCGATGACGCGCTGCACGTGGCCCGCGTCGCGGCCGGACTGCCCCGCGTGACCCTGCTCGGCCTCGACATGCACCTGGGCTCGATGCTGGCCCGCGTGGAACCGTATCGCCGCGGCGCCGAGCGCCTGGCCCAACTGTGCGGGGAGATCCGGGCCGCCGGCATCGCCACGCTCCGCCACCTCGACGTGGGCGGCGGCTTGAGCGTCCGCTATGCCGACGAGACGCCGCTCGATCTCGACGAGTTCGCCGACGCCGTGCTGCCGGTGGCGCAGGCCGCCGGCCTCGATCTGCTCATCGAGCCCGGCCGGTTCATCGTCGGCAATGCCGGGGTGCTGCTCACCCGCGTGCTCTATCGCAAGCACAGCGGCGGCAAGGAGTACGCGATCGCCGACGCCGGGATGACCGAGCTGCTGCGGCCGTCATATTATAACGCATATCATCGGGTCGAGGCCGTGCACCAGCCGGCAGGGCAGGCGGTGCTGAACGTGGTGGGGCCGGTGTGCGAATCGGGCGACTTCCTGGCGCTCGATCGCGCGATGGACGATCCGGCGGCCGGCGACCTGCTGGCGGTGTTCGACGCCGGGGCCTACGGCTATGTGATGGCGTCCAACTACAACAGCCGCCGCCGCGCCGCCGAGGTCCTGGTGGACGGCGATCGCTACGCGGTGGTGACGGAGCGCGAGACGTACGACGATATGGTGCGACGCGAGGTTGACCAACCCGACTGGAGGCAGTGA
- a CDS encoding metallophosphoesterase: MRVGVMSDSHDRVPAVAELLRQMAEAGVTMVFHAGDFCSPFVLKPFEDAHMTLAGVFGRNDGDPEGLSTRAGAGIGLELFESPHSFDVGGERILIVHDIGDVQKRSLEAHTIVIHGATHQQEMKTRGSTLILNPGEACGWLHGTPQAAILDLDSKNVEFLTLDPAQWNR; encoded by the coding sequence ATGCGCGTGGGCGTGATGTCGGACTCGCATGACCGGGTGCCCGCCGTGGCCGAGTTGCTGCGCCAGATGGCCGAGGCCGGAGTGACGATGGTCTTCCACGCCGGCGACTTCTGCTCGCCGTTCGTGCTCAAGCCGTTCGAGGACGCCCACATGACGCTGGCCGGCGTGTTCGGCCGCAACGACGGTGACCCCGAAGGCCTGAGCACGCGGGCCGGCGCCGGCATCGGCCTCGAACTGTTCGAGTCGCCGCACAGTTTCGACGTCGGCGGCGAGCGGATCCTCATCGTCCACGACATCGGCGACGTACAGAAGCGGTCGCTGGAGGCGCATACGATCGTGATCCATGGCGCCACCCACCAGCAGGAGATGAAGACCAGGGGCAGCACCCTGATCCTCAACCCCGGCGAGGCGTGCGGCTGGCTGCACGGCACGCCGCAGGCCGCGATCCTCGACCTCGATAGCAAGAACGTAGAATTTCTCACCCTCGATCCGGCGCAGTGGAATCGCTGA